One Nocardia huaxiensis genomic window, TCGACGATCTGCCCCTGGATATGCGTGTCCTGGAAGCGGTTCAGGACGTCGCCATGCGGATGATGCTGGGCGACAAGGAGATCAGCGCCGGGCAACTGGCCGAGCGGCTCGGTTTCACCCCGGCCAAACAGCGCACCCCGGTCCGCGACCTCTCCGGTGGTGAACGCCGCCGCCTGCAGCTGACGCGAATCCTCATGAGCGAGCCCAACGTTCTGCTCCTCGACGAGCCCACCAACGACCTCGACATCGACACCCTCCAGCAGTTGGAGGACATGCTCGACGGCTGGCCCGGCACCCTGGTGGTCATCTCCCACGACCGCTACCTCATCGAGCGCATCTGCGACACCACCTGGGCGCTGTTCGGCGACGGCAAGCTCACCAACCTGCCCGGCGGCATCGAGGAATACCTGAAGAAGCGCGCCGCGCTCACCTCCGGCAAAGCGGCTCCCGTCAAGGCCGCGGCGACGAGTTCCGCTGTGACAGCCACGGATTCGGCCGCCTACCGCGCCGCTCGCAAGGAACTGGCCAAGCTGGAGCGCTCCATCGAGAAGCTCTCCGAACGTGAGGACAAGCTGCACACCGCTCTCGCCGAGGCAGCCACCGATCCCGACAAGCTCATGAAACTCGGGGCGGAGCTCAAGCAGGTTCAGGCGGAAAAGGAAGCGGCAGAGGAGCGCTGGCTCGAACTGGCCGACGACGCGTAAGGGCGCTGATCAGAGCGCCTGGTCCAGGCTCGGCACCGGCAAACAGGTCCGGACGAAACCCGCACCGAAGGAAGTCAATTCTATGGTGCGGTAGAGGACCTTGGTGCCGAAGCTTGCGCGCTTGAGGCGCTGGCGGACCTCCGGCAGTGCTTCCAGCAGCTGGTAGCGGTTGGGGTTGCCGAGGGGTTCGCGGGCGATGTCTACCAGGCCGAGGCGGTCGAGGTTGATGAGGTAGGTCTCGACTCGGTTGGGGTAGCGCAGGCCGGCGTCTTCGCCGAGGAGGTTGAACTCGCCTGCGGAGGTGCGGCCGGTGCGGACCTCCAGGATCGGCTGCGGGCCGTCGAGATACAGGTAGCGGATGATGCGCGCTTCGTCCGGGGTGAGCTCGCCGAGGATGCGGGAGTAGGCCGGGTGATGCGTGTCGTCCTCGTGGAAATCGGCTGAGCGGCGCAGTAGTTCGGCGCCGCGGGCGCGTAGTTCGGTGGCGGCGGAGACGGGTTCGGTGACCGCCTCGGCGGTGCGCGGTGTGGGCACGCCGAGGGCCTGCCGCACCGAATCGCGCACCTGCGCACCGGCTTCGGTGAGGATGTCGCGGGGTGGCTGCCCGGCCATGCTGCCGCGCAACACGATTCCGGTGACGCCGAGGGCGGTGCCCAGCCCCCAGGCGCTCGCTTCCACCGCGGCCGACACCGCCACGCGCAGCACGCCGGTGGCGGTGCGCACGGGTGACGGCATCGGGGTCTTGCGGGAGGTGACCGGTACCGGCGTGGGCGCCTGCGGCCGCACCACGAGTTCCGTCGAGGTGGTGGCCGGTTCTTCAGCGCCCGAACCGGATTCGGTCATATCCATGTAGTGGCAACTCCTGTTCCGAATATCAGGAGATGAGCGTATCCGGCGATGAGCCCCAGCGCGCCGCCATGGACAAACAAAAGCCATTCATCTTGTTTGATGGCCGATCGCAGCATGTCCACGAACTCCGGAGGGGGCAGCGCCGACATTTGTTTGGCGATGTACTCCGAGACCTCTTTGCTCTGTTGGACATTGAAGGCCGGGTCCGCGAAGCCGATCGGCGCGATGCGAGTCGCCTCCATGGTCAGCGTCTCCTGCAGCGAGTCGAACTCGCGGCCGCCCATCATGAACCGGACCGCGCCCTTGGCCGGGCCGAGCGCGCGATCCGCGGCCGGGCGCAGCGTGTCCTCGAGCATCTGCATGGTGCGGTCCGAGCGCGGGCCGTTGAGCAGTTCGTCACCGACATTGGCGAAGGTCATGATCTCCCGGGACACCAGTTCGGCGTAGCCCTGGGTGATTTCGTCCTGCCGCTTGATGAGCAGCCCCTGCCGCCACGGGCACCACCACTTCGGGTAGGCGGGCGCGAAGATCAGGTTGATGCCGACCCAGTTCACCACCCAGCCGATGATGATGCCGCCGATGGGCAGCACCGCCAGTGCCGACCAGCCGGTCCAGTGCAGCACGCCGACCAGCACCACACCCATGGGCGCACCGAAGTAGAAGCCGAAGTTCTGCATGAACCGCAGCTCTTTCGCGCCCAGCACCTGGAACACGCTGTTGAGCAACTGCGGCCGCGCCTGGAAGTACCGGATGACCATCTGCTTCACATCCAGCAGTTGATCTATGTTGTTGCCGATTTCATCGGTCAGCTCGCGCAGAATATCGGGCAGCTGCTGCCGCACGCGTTCATGGATCAACTCCCGCACCTGCGTCGGGAGGTTGTACCAGAGCTGCGGATGTTCGCGTTTCAAGATCTCTTCGATGATGTCGCGAATCTGAACTTCAGCAATTTCAGTGAGATGTTCGGCGAGCTTCTCGGGATTCAACTCCCGATAGAAGTCCGCCACACTCCCGAGTTTCGCCAGCCCCTTGTCCACGGCAATACTCGCCATCTTGTCCGCACGTGACGGAACGATCCCCTGCCAGCCGATCCGCCCGTCGTACTGCAGCAGCGGCAGCACCTGAATCTTCTTGGGCAGGAACGGAAACAGCGCCGCCAACCCCGGAACCCTGATTCCATGGAACTTGATCGGCTTGAACAGCATCAGAATGCCGGTCCAGTTGGTGATGTAGCCGATCACACCCGTGAACAACGGAATCGTGATCAGTTCCATCAGAATTGTCGGGTGGACTCCGAAAACACTCTCTAACACGTCACCCTCCTGCCGACCCGCCACCGTTCACCGCCGCCGGTGTACGCACCCCATCGGCGCCTCGGACCTTACTGTGCCTTTAGGAAGTGAGTCCAGTGACGGAGTGTCTGGGCCGGAGATCTCGGTCACATTGGTGTACCCCACTGTTCCGTGTACTCGGCCGCAACGGCGAGAATGACCGACACCACATCCATATCGCTAGCGGTAAGGGGGTGTTGGGGGTCATGTCTGCCGCGTGTCGGCGGGCGTGAACGGGGTAGCCTCCACATGGCTTGCGGGTTCGACATGCCCGGGCGCCTGTCGGGGGCAATAATCTTGTGGACGATTGTGTTCACCTGGCGATATTCGGAGATGGACGTGGCAGACGACAGGACCGGCGAGGTGGTCCGTCCGGGTTCCCGTGCCGTGGAACGCAGTTCCGATGTGGAACAGCGCAACATCAGTAATGAGGCGCGACTGATCCGCGGGGCTTTCCGGGCTGCCGGACTCGCGGTCGGCACGGCGGTGCGCGGGGGACAGTGGGCGGTCGGCACCAGCGTCGAGGTCACCAAACAGCTGACTCAGGCAGCGCTGGACGGGGATTCGTCCGCCGATATCGCGGAGCGCACGGGCAATGCGCTGCGCTCCATCGCGCGCAGTGCGCTCGGCGTCACCGAGGGGTCGGTGCGCGAGATCGTTTCCTATGTACCGACTCCCATCGGGCCGGGGCAGCAGTCCATCGGCATGGGCAATCTGGTGCGGTCGGGCACCACCGAGGAGCTGCGGCGGCGCGGGGACGCGCTGCTGGCGCGGTCGGCGGATGTGTACTTCACCGAGGATGTGCATCCGGCCTACGACCGGATTCTCGATCAGCTCGCGCCCGACGAGGCCCGCATCCTGCGGTTCATGGCCTTGAACGGCCCGCAGCCGACGGTCGACGTGCGCACCAACCGGCCGCTGGGCATCGGGTCGGAGCTGGTGGCCGGGGATCTCACCTCGGTGCCGGAGCAGGCGGGCGTGCGCTACCCGGATCGGGCGCGCCACTATCTGATCAACCTGAATCGGCTCGGCCTCACCGCCACCTCCGAGGATCCGGTGGTGCTGTCGCGCTACATGGTGCTCGAGGTGCAGCCGGTGGTGGAGTTGGCATTGAAGAAGGCCGGCCGGGTACCCAAGATCGTGCGAAAGAGCTTGCGCCTGACCGAATTCGGTGAGGATTTCTGCCACACCTGCTTCTCCATCGGAAGCAACAACGGCGGCTGAGCTCTGCGCGGGCGGAAAACCGCCTGTTCACCCCGTGCTCCGGACCGATTCGGGGTGCGGGGTAGCGCGCTTATAGCGATACGGTACAAATTCGCTCGAATATGTGCAGGATCCCGCACGGCTGATGGGATTGTGGACGGTATGGATTCCGACGCCGTCGCCGCGATCAGCCGGCTGAAGTTCCGGTACCTGCGTGCCCTCGACACCAAAGCGTGGGAGGAGTTCGCCGACACCATGGTCCCGGAGGCGACCGCGACCTACAGCGAATACCTCCAATTCGAGTCCCGCGACGCGTTTCTCGCGTTCATGCGCAACACCCTCGGCCCGCATGTGATCACCGAACACCGCTGCGATCACCCCGAGATCGATGTGGACGGCGATACCGCGGTCGGCACCTGGTATCTCGCGGACACCGTGCTCATTCCCGGCCACAATATGCTGCTGCGCGGCGCGGCCTTCTATTCCGACCAGTACGTCCGCTGCCAGGACGGCCAGTGGCGCATCGCCCACACCGGCTACGAACGCACCTACGAGGTGGTCCTGTCGCTATCCGACTTACCCAGTCTCCGACTGACTTCCAGCCGCTGGGGCCTGATCGCCCGCGACCCCGCCGACATCCCCCGCACCGAACCCACTATGCCCCCGGACGGGTCCGGCACCCTGGGGTAGCTCTACTCCGCGCCCGCGACGAGGGGCTCGAGCGTCAGATTCGGGTGTTCCTTCTGGACGTAGGCCAGCTTCCACTTGTCGCCGAACAGCGCGAGCATGACGCCGTCGGTGCGGGTGAAGACCTCGACGCCGCGCTGGCGGGCCAGCTCCGGAGCCGACTCCGCGTCGGTGCGGCGGGCCAGCTGGTAGGGGAGGTTGTCGAGATTGGTCTCGACGTTGTACTCGCCGAGCATGCGGGCCGTCACGACCTCGAACTGCATGGGGCCGACCGCCGCCAGCACCGGGGAGGCGTCGCCGCGAACATCATTGCGCAGCACCTGGACCACGCCCTCGGAGTCGAGCTGATCGATGGCCTTGCGGAACTGCTTGTACTTGCCGGCGCTCTGCGCGCGCAGGATGGCGAAGTGCTCGGGCGCGAAGGACGGGATCGGCGGGAACTGCACCTTCTTGTCCACGAACAGGGTGTGGCCGGGGGCCAGGGCGGTGGCGTTCACCAGGCCGACGACATCGCCCGGATAGGCGGTGTCGACGGTGGTGCGCTCGCGGCCGAACACGGTGAGTGCGTACTTGGTGGCGAACGGGCGACCGGTCTGCGCGTGCGTCACGACCATGCCGCGCTCGAATTCACCGGACACGATGCGCATGAAGGCCAGGCGGTCGCGGTGCGCGGTGTCCATGCCCGCCTGCACCTTGAAGATGACGGCGCTGAACGGGTCGGTGGTCTCGCGCTGATTGCCGTTCACGTCCTTGCGTGAGCGCGGCGCGGGCGCGAGTTCGACGAGCGTCTCGAGCAGTTGGCGCACACCGAAATTCAGCATGGCGGAGGCGTAGATGACCGGGGAGGTGTGGCCTGCCAGGAACAGTTCCTGATCGTGGTCCTGGCCGGCGGCGGACAGCAGTTCGCTCTCCTCGGCGGCGGTGGTCCAGACCTCGCCTTCCTTCTCGGCGGCCTGCTCGGGGGAGTAGTGCTCCTCCGGTGCGATGGTCGCGCCGCCCGCGGTGCGGGTGAAGTTGATGTATTCGGTGGCCGCGCCGTCTTCGCCGCGCCGCAGCAGACCGCGGAAGTCGCCGGCGATACCGACCGGAAGGAACAGCGGGGTGGGCGTGAGTCCGATGCGATCGGTGATCTCGTCGAGCAGTTCCAGCGGCTCGCGGCCCGGCCGGTCCCACTTGTTGATGACGGTGATGACCGGAATGCCACGGTCGCGCGCCACCTGGAAGAGCTTGAGCGTCTGCGGTTCCAGGCCCTTGGCGGCGTCGATGAGCATGACCGCCGCGTCGACCGCGGTGAGCACGCGGTAGGTGTCCTCGGAAAAGTCGGAGTGACCCGGGGTGTCGACCAGGTTGATCACGCAGTCGCCGTACTCGAACTGCAGGGCGGTGGAGCTGACGGAGATGCCGCGCGCCTTCTCCATCTCCATCCAGTCGGAGACGGTGGACTTGCGACCCGACTTGCCGTGGATCGCGCCCGCTTCCGAGATCACCTTGGCGTGCAGCGCGAGCGCTTCGGTCAGCGTCGACTTACCGGCGTCCGGGTGGGAGATGACCGCGAATGTGCGCCGCCGGGACACCTCGTCGGCCAGCCGCCCGCTCGCGGGTGCGGTGGTCGCATCGGTGTTCGGGGAACTCACGGGGGACTCCTTTTGTGCAGACGAGGCAACCTGTCCAGGGTACGTGACCGGCCGGAGCGCCCGACCGGCCGGTCCAGAGCCCTCCGGCATCAACACCCCGTCATCCCGGCATGTTTTTGGCCGGGATCCACGCAGGCCGTGCATCTCTCAACTGTGTGGATCCCGGCCAAAAGCGCGCCGGGATGACGAAGGGGATGTTCCGAAGCAGGCAGTTATCCGAGGTGCCGGGTAATTGCGATTTCGATCAGGCGGTCGACGTCTGCCTGTGGTGCGACGGCTTCCAGGCTGCGGTTCGCGGCGACGACGGCGATGCCGTGCAGGTTGGTCCACAGGGCGATGGCGCGGTCGTCGGGGGCGTCGGGGGCGCAGGCGGCCACGAGGTCGCGCCACCAGCGGAAGAGGGGGAGGGTGACGGTTTCGCGGAGGTTCTCGCCCGCGCCTTCGAGGAGGTCGTGGCGGAACATGAGGGTGAACATCTCGGGGCGGCGGGTGGCGAAGCCGATGTAGGTGCGGCAGGCGGCTTCCAGGCGTTGGCGGGGTGAATCACCCTGCACCGCTTCGATTTCGGTGCGGAGGTCG contains:
- a CDS encoding Abi-alpha family protein, which translates into the protein MDMTESGSGAEEPATTSTELVVRPQAPTPVPVTSRKTPMPSPVRTATGVLRVAVSAAVEASAWGLGTALGVTGIVLRGSMAGQPPRDILTEAGAQVRDSVRQALGVPTPRTAEAVTEPVSAATELRARGAELLRRSADFHEDDTHHPAYSRILGELTPDEARIIRYLYLDGPQPILEVRTGRTSAGEFNLLGEDAGLRYPNRVETYLINLDRLGLVDIAREPLGNPNRYQLLEALPEVRQRLKRASFGTKVLYRTIELTSFGAGFVRTCLPVPSLDQAL
- a CDS encoding DUF4393 domain-containing protein, whose amino-acid sequence is MDVADDRTGEVVRPGSRAVERSSDVEQRNISNEARLIRGAFRAAGLAVGTAVRGGQWAVGTSVEVTKQLTQAALDGDSSADIAERTGNALRSIARSALGVTEGSVREIVSYVPTPIGPGQQSIGMGNLVRSGTTEELRRRGDALLARSADVYFTEDVHPAYDRILDQLAPDEARILRFMALNGPQPTVDVRTNRPLGIGSELVAGDLTSVPEQAGVRYPDRARHYLINLNRLGLTATSEDPVVLSRYMVLEVQPVVELALKKAGRVPKIVRKSLRLTEFGEDFCHTCFSIGSNNGG
- a CDS encoding nuclear transport factor 2 family protein; this translates as MDSDAVAAISRLKFRYLRALDTKAWEEFADTMVPEATATYSEYLQFESRDAFLAFMRNTLGPHVITEHRCDHPEIDVDGDTAVGTWYLADTVLIPGHNMLLRGAAFYSDQYVRCQDGQWRIAHTGYERTYEVVLSLSDLPSLRLTSSRWGLIARDPADIPRTEPTMPPDGSGTLG
- a CDS encoding peptide chain release factor 3, translating into MSSPNTDATTAPASGRLADEVSRRRTFAVISHPDAGKSTLTEALALHAKVISEAGAIHGKSGRKSTVSDWMEMEKARGISVSSTALQFEYGDCVINLVDTPGHSDFSEDTYRVLTAVDAAVMLIDAAKGLEPQTLKLFQVARDRGIPVITVINKWDRPGREPLELLDEITDRIGLTPTPLFLPVGIAGDFRGLLRRGEDGAATEYINFTRTAGGATIAPEEHYSPEQAAEKEGEVWTTAAEESELLSAAGQDHDQELFLAGHTSPVIYASAMLNFGVRQLLETLVELAPAPRSRKDVNGNQRETTDPFSAVIFKVQAGMDTAHRDRLAFMRIVSGEFERGMVVTHAQTGRPFATKYALTVFGRERTTVDTAYPGDVVGLVNATALAPGHTLFVDKKVQFPPIPSFAPEHFAILRAQSAGKYKQFRKAIDQLDSEGVVQVLRNDVRGDASPVLAAVGPMQFEVVTARMLGEYNVETNLDNLPYQLARRTDAESAPELARQRGVEVFTRTDGVMLALFGDKWKLAYVQKEHPNLTLEPLVAGAE
- a CDS encoding TetR/AcrR family transcriptional regulator — encoded protein: MLDMTVAEPLRERLVSAGVDMLEQVGAVQLGLRAIAREAGVSHGAPRRYFPTHNSLLAAVAARGYADLRTEIEAVQGDSPRQRLEAACRTYIGFATRRPEMFTLMFRHDLLEGAGENLRETVTLPLFRWWRDLVAACAPDAPDDRAIALWTNLHGIAVVAANRSLEAVAPQADVDRLIEIAITRHLG